A region from the Leptospira venezuelensis genome encodes:
- a CDS encoding glycerophosphodiester phosphodiesterase — MNSDLFLLPKPWVIAHRGDSGEYPENTMSSFQNAWELKADWIELDITHSADAKIVVIHDDTLDRTTDQKGEVKLLPFNMIRKADAGSWKDPRFKGEKVPDLWEVWDYLKSKNIGLNVEIKSGAYEEIPIETPIEQELIDYTRQNSLFHKTLFSSFCWDSLIRIRELSTEAKLGILIGDETSSWMEALELGFRLNAFSLNLSARGLDKETVSKIQMEGFKVLVYTLNTEEELKSGIDLGVDGIFTNYPKRMRSLIT; from the coding sequence ATGAATTCGGATCTATTTCTTCTTCCTAAACCTTGGGTAATTGCTCATAGAGGAGACAGCGGAGAATATCCTGAAAACACAATGAGTTCGTTTCAAAACGCCTGGGAGCTCAAGGCGGATTGGATAGAATTGGATATTACACATTCTGCTGATGCTAAGATAGTAGTTATTCATGATGATACATTGGACAGAACGACAGATCAAAAAGGAGAAGTGAAACTTCTTCCATTTAATATGATCCGCAAAGCGGATGCAGGTTCTTGGAAAGACCCAAGGTTTAAAGGGGAGAAGGTGCCAGATCTTTGGGAAGTCTGGGATTATCTAAAGTCCAAAAATATCGGATTGAATGTGGAGATCAAATCAGGAGCTTATGAAGAGATTCCTATAGAAACTCCAATTGAACAAGAGCTGATCGATTATACTAGGCAAAATTCGCTCTTTCATAAAACATTATTCTCTTCTTTTTGTTGGGACTCCTTGATACGTATTAGAGAATTATCAACAGAGGCAAAGCTTGGCATCTTGATCGGAGACGAAACTTCTTCTTGGATGGAAGCATTAGAGCTTGGTTTTAGATTGAACGCATTCAGTTTGAATCTTTCTGCCAGGGGTTTGGATAAAGAGACTGTTTCCAAAATCCAGATGGAAGGTTTTAAGGTTTTAGTTTACACTCTGAATACGGAAGAAGAGCTGAAGTCAGGAATAGATTTAGGAGTAGATGGGATCTTTACGAATTATCCTAAACGAATGAGATCTCTTATTACTTGA
- a CDS encoding LIC10235 family protein: MKPKKVTNDDLEKIIAGVKTQAVEAIGNYLYKGFRIQVSKYNLSGAERVQLLYQRRRKEGLCIVCGTKVGKKNPSTGRLYRLCEFHRKKIDKKK, encoded by the coding sequence ATGAAACCAAAGAAAGTCACTAACGATGATTTGGAAAAGATCATCGCCGGGGTAAAAACTCAAGCTGTTGAAGCGATAGGTAATTACCTCTACAAAGGATTTCGCATTCAGGTTAGTAAATACAACCTGTCTGGGGCGGAGAGGGTTCAGCTCCTTTATCAAAGGAGAAGGAAAGAAGGTCTTTGTATCGTCTGCGGCACTAAAGTAGGTAAAAAAAATCCGTCTACTGGCCGGTTGTATCGCCTCTGCGAATTCCATCGGAAGAAAATAGATAAAAAAAAGTAA